A single genomic interval of Cyanobacterium sp. T60_A2020_053 harbors:
- a CDS encoding serine hydroxymethyltransferase, protein MSKTNLTYLADTDPAIAEIIANELQRQRSHLELIASENFTSPAVMAAQGSVLTNKYAEGLPGKRYYGGCKFVDQAEDLAIDRAKQLFGAEMANVQPHSGAQANFAVFLTLLNPGDKIMGMDLSHGGHLTHGSPVNVSGKWFEVCQYGVSKETERLDYDEIRELALKERPKLIICGYSAYPRIIDFAKFRAIADEVGSYLLADIAHIAGLVASGHHPNPVPYCDVVTTTTHKTLRGPRGGLILTRDAELGKKLNKAVFPGTQGGPLEHVIAGKAVAFGEALKPEFKEYCGQVIANSRALGSQLVERGFKLVSGGSDNHLNLVDLRSIGMTGKVADQLLGQTHITANKNTVPFDPESPFVTSGLRLGSPAETTRGLTEAEFTEVANIIADRLLNPDDSAVKADCIKRVGALCSQFPLYPHLNIPVPAFA, encoded by the coding sequence GTGAGCAAAACTAACCTAACATATTTAGCCGATACAGACCCAGCCATAGCGGAAATTATCGCCAACGAGTTACAACGCCAAAGAAGTCACTTAGAATTAATTGCTAGTGAAAATTTTACATCCCCAGCAGTAATGGCAGCGCAGGGTTCAGTATTAACCAACAAATACGCCGAAGGATTACCCGGTAAACGTTATTATGGTGGTTGTAAATTTGTCGATCAAGCAGAAGATTTAGCCATTGACAGAGCAAAACAGTTATTTGGTGCTGAAATGGCTAACGTGCAACCTCACTCTGGCGCTCAAGCTAATTTTGCTGTGTTTTTAACCCTACTCAATCCGGGTGACAAAATCATGGGGATGGATTTATCCCATGGTGGACATTTAACCCACGGCTCACCAGTTAACGTATCGGGTAAATGGTTTGAAGTATGTCAGTATGGCGTTAGTAAAGAAACTGAGCGCTTAGATTATGATGAAATTAGAGAATTAGCCCTGAAAGAGCGCCCGAAACTCATCATTTGCGGTTATTCTGCTTATCCTCGCATCATTGATTTTGCCAAATTCCGCGCTATCGCTGACGAGGTGGGCTCTTATTTGTTAGCTGATATTGCCCATATTGCTGGATTGGTTGCCAGTGGTCATCATCCTAACCCTGTGCCATACTGTGATGTAGTCACCACTACCACCCATAAAACGTTAAGAGGTCCTCGTGGTGGTTTAATTTTAACCCGTGATGCAGAATTAGGTAAAAAATTAAATAAAGCTGTTTTCCCCGGCACTCAGGGCGGACCTTTAGAACACGTTATCGCTGGTAAAGCGGTGGCTTTTGGGGAGGCTTTAAAACCCGAATTTAAGGAATATTGTGGACAGGTAATCGCTAATTCACGGGCGCTGGGTTCTCAATTAGTCGAGAGAGGCTTTAAATTAGTCTCTGGTGGCAGTGATAATCATCTCAATTTAGTGGATTTACGTTCTATCGGTATGACTGGTAAAGTAGCGGATCAACTTTTAGGACAAACTCACATTACAGCGAACAAAAATACTGTACCTTTTGACCCTGAGTCTCCTTTCGTCACCAGTGGCTTGAGATTAGGTTCTCCTGCTGAAACTACCAGAGGTTTAACAGAAGCGGAATTTACTGAAGTTGCTAATATTATCGCTGATCGTCTTCTCAATCCTGATGATTCTGCGGTGAAAGCTGATTGTATTAAACGGGTAGGGGCGCTGTGTAGTCAATTCCCCCTCTATCCTCATCTTAATATCCCTGTTCCAGCTTTTGCTTAA
- a CDS encoding DUF2256 domain-containing protein, whose amino-acid sequence MAKQRKKSDFPTKICPVCGLSFTWRKKWANCWDEVKYCSERCRRRS is encoded by the coding sequence ATGGCAAAACAACGTAAAAAATCAGACTTTCCCACTAAAATCTGTCCTGTGTGCGGATTATCGTTTACATGGCGCAAGAAATGGGCTAATTGTTGGGATGAGGTGAAATATTGTTCCGAAAGATGTCGCCGTCGGAGTTAA
- the hisB gene encoding imidazoleglycerol-phosphate dehydratase HisB, protein MSTTLATADKLDLVVMPPRTASISRQTKETDIQVEVNLDGQGKCQVNTGVPFLDHMLHQLSSHGLLDLNIQAVGDIEIDDHHTNEDVGITLGRALSQAIGDRKGINRFGHFIAPLDEALVEVVLDFSGRPHLSYGLEIPTQRVGTYDTQLVREFFVAVVNHAHITLHIRQLDGINSHHIIEATFKAFARALRMALEFDPRRLNEIPSSKGVL, encoded by the coding sequence ATGTCCACTACTCTCGCCACTGCTGATAAACTAGATTTAGTCGTTATGCCTCCTCGTACTGCTTCCATTAGCCGTCAGACTAAAGAAACTGATATTCAAGTAGAGGTTAATCTTGATGGTCAAGGTAAATGTCAGGTTAATACTGGTGTTCCTTTTCTTGACCATATGCTACATCAATTATCATCCCATGGTTTATTAGACCTCAATATTCAAGCAGTGGGTGATATTGAAATTGACGATCATCATACTAATGAGGATGTGGGTATTACTTTGGGGAGGGCGCTGAGTCAAGCTATAGGCGATCGCAAGGGAATTAATCGTTTTGGTCATTTTATTGCTCCTCTTGATGAGGCTTTGGTGGAGGTTGTCCTTGATTTTTCCGGGCGCCCTCACCTCAGTTATGGTTTAGAAATTCCTACCCAAAGAGTTGGCACTTATGATACTCAGTTAGTGAGAGAGTTTTTTGTGGCGGTGGTAAATCATGCCCACATTACTCTCCATATTCGTCAGTTGGATGGCATTAATTCTCATCATATTATTGAGGCTACTTTTAAGGCTTTTGCACGGGCGCTAAGGATGGCGCTAGAATTTGATCCTCGTCGTTTGAATGAAATTCCAAGTTCTAAAGGGGTATTGTAA
- the clpS gene encoding ATP-dependent Clp protease adapter ClpS: MSTQVLNKPDTKSNVNRKHDPGYRVLLHNDSYNSMEYVVQVLMTTVSLSEPQAVSVMMEAHNNGVGLVTTCALEHAEFYCESIKSQGLTCTIEPAE, from the coding sequence ATGTCAACTCAAGTTCTTAATAAACCTGACACTAAGTCTAATGTTAATCGCAAACATGACCCCGGTTATAGGGTTTTGTTGCATAATGATAGTTACAATTCCATGGAATATGTAGTACAGGTTCTCATGACCACCGTTTCTTTAAGTGAACCTCAAGCCGTTAGTGTGATGATGGAAGCCCATAATAATGGTGTTGGTTTAGTCACAACTTGTGCATTAGAACACGCTGAATTTTATTGCGAAAGTATAAAAAGTCAGGGTTTAACTTGTACCATTGAACCAGCTGAATAA
- a CDS encoding MgtC/SapB family protein: MLVFIKLFLALILGSLLGLERELSNKPGGVKTHGLVALASCGFILIVQEISIMEQARVMTGIIQGVGFIGGGLIVKEGNNAKGLTGAVEIWISSGLGLACAFGLWRIAFNMLFLSLLLLKLMRLSFPKS; the protein is encoded by the coding sequence ATGTTAGTTTTTATTAAACTATTTCTTGCCCTTATTTTAGGCAGTCTTCTCGGTTTGGAAAGGGAGTTAAGCAACAAGCCGGGAGGTGTGAAAACCCATGGTTTAGTGGCTCTCGCTTCCTGTGGTTTTATTTTAATTGTTCAAGAAATCAGCATCATGGAACAAGCAAGAGTAATGACTGGTATTATTCAAGGTGTAGGATTTATTGGTGGAGGTTTGATTGTTAAAGAGGGAAATAATGCAAAAGGTTTGACGGGCGCTGTAGAGATTTGGATTTCATCAGGTTTAGGTTTGGCTTGTGCTTTTGGCTTGTGGCGTATTGCTTTTAATATGCTTTTTCTTTCTCTATTGTTATTAAAATTGATGAGGTTATCTTTCCCTAAAAGTTAA
- a CDS encoding phosphotransacetylase family protein: MTKQKKFLLVVSSQPYTGKTATIVGIAHQLKQRGIKLGYAKPLGTCFNVDDRLQDEQDLQFISEILELSPQQIKSPLLFLNEKTITDFLHYPLDDIDVVDYCQSMEADLVLVEGAGNLSQGNLFNLSAPSVAEKLDAQVLLVVKYDPLLIIDQILEAKGIFGARLSGVLINSIPHQQLDTMTNVIKPFLASRGVEVLGMLPTDRLLQSVSVRELVAQLKAKVLCRSDRLDLMVESLTVGAMNVNSALEYFRQRQNMAVVTGGDRTDLQLAALESSTNCLILTGHIPPQQLILARAEDLEIPILTVDFDTLTTVEIVDRAFGTVRLQESIKVNCVQQLIKEHFDLDQLLAKLN, encoded by the coding sequence ATGACTAAACAAAAAAAATTTTTATTAGTAGTGTCAAGTCAACCTTATACGGGTAAAACTGCGACTATTGTTGGTATCGCCCATCAGTTAAAACAGAGGGGAATTAAGTTGGGGTATGCAAAACCCCTTGGAACTTGTTTTAATGTAGATGATCGTTTACAAGATGAACAAGATTTACAATTTATTAGTGAAATTTTAGAGTTGTCTCCCCAACAAATTAAGTCTCCTTTACTGTTTTTAAACGAAAAAACCATCACTGATTTCCTTCATTATCCCCTTGATGATATTGATGTGGTGGACTATTGTCAATCTATGGAGGCTGATTTGGTATTGGTGGAGGGCGCTGGGAATCTTTCTCAGGGTAATTTGTTTAATCTTTCAGCGCCCTCCGTGGCCGAAAAGCTCGATGCTCAAGTATTATTAGTAGTCAAATACGATCCTCTTTTAATTATCGACCAAATTCTTGAAGCTAAGGGCATTTTTGGCGCGCGCCTGTCGGGAGTATTAATTAATAGTATTCCCCATCAACAATTAGACACCATGACTAATGTCATTAAACCATTTTTAGCTAGTCGTGGCGTGGAAGTTTTGGGAATGTTACCCACTGATCGACTTTTACAAAGTGTTAGTGTTAGAGAACTGGTAGCACAGTTGAAGGCAAAAGTATTATGTCGTAGTGATCGTCTTGATTTGATGGTGGAAAGTTTGACGGTGGGCGCTATGAATGTTAACTCGGCTTTAGAATATTTCCGCCAACGACAAAATATGGCAGTAGTAACGGGAGGTGATCGCACTGATTTACAGTTAGCGGCATTGGAAAGTTCCACTAATTGCCTAATTTTAACGGGGCATATTCCCCCTCAACAGTTAATTTTAGCAAGGGCGGAAGATTTGGAAATTCCTATTTTAACGGTAGATTTTGATACTTTAACCACTGTGGAGATTGTGGATCGAGCTTTTGGCACTGTGCGTTTACAGGAAAGTATTAAAGTGAATTGTGTACAACAGTTGATTAAGGAACATTTCGATCTTGATCAATTATTGGCAAAACTCAACTAA
- the glpX gene encoding class II fructose-bisphosphatase, with the protein MESTIGLEIIEVVEKAALASSKWMGKGEKNIADEVAVEAMRERMNQIKMRGRIVIGEGERDDAPMLYIGEEVGICTRADASDFCNLEELIEIDIAVDPCEGTNLVAYGQNGSMAVLAISEKGGLFAAPDFYMKKLAAPPAAKGKVDINKSATENLKILAECLNRSIEELVVVVMDRDRHDDLIKEIREAGARVRLISDGDVSAALSCAFSGTNIHALMGIGAAPEGVISAAAMRCLGGHFQGQLIYDPAIVKTGLIGESKESNLARLAEMGITDPDKVYDVHELASGETVLFAACGITPGTLMEGVRFFHGGARTQSLVISSQSSTARFVDTVHMFDQPQVIQLK; encoded by the coding sequence ATCGAAAGCACTATTGGCTTAGAGATTATCGAAGTAGTAGAAAAAGCCGCCCTCGCTAGTTCTAAATGGATGGGTAAAGGGGAAAAAAATATCGCTGACGAAGTAGCGGTAGAAGCTATGCGCGAAAGAATGAATCAAATCAAAATGCGCGGCAGAATCGTTATCGGGGAAGGAGAAAGAGATGATGCACCCATGCTTTATATTGGGGAAGAAGTCGGTATTTGTACTCGTGCCGATGCTAGTGATTTCTGTAACCTTGAAGAATTGATCGAAATTGATATTGCTGTTGATCCTTGTGAAGGTACTAACTTAGTAGCTTATGGTCAAAATGGTTCTATGGCAGTATTAGCAATTTCCGAAAAAGGCGGACTTTTTGCAGCACCCGACTTTTACATGAAAAAATTAGCAGCTCCCCCGGCCGCTAAAGGAAAAGTTGATATTAACAAATCCGCTACTGAAAACTTAAAAATCCTCGCTGAATGCTTAAATCGTAGCATCGAAGAATTAGTCGTCGTAGTCATGGATCGTGATCGCCACGATGATTTAATCAAAGAAATCCGTGAAGCTGGAGCCAGAGTACGCTTAATTAGCGATGGTGACGTATCCGCAGCCCTATCTTGTGCCTTTAGTGGAACTAATATTCATGCTTTAATGGGTATTGGTGCAGCACCTGAGGGAGTTATCTCCGCCGCTGCTATGCGCTGTTTAGGTGGTCACTTTCAAGGACAATTAATTTATGATCCTGCTATTGTTAAAACTGGTTTAATCGGTGAAAGTAAAGAAAGTAACCTCGCTCGTTTAGCGGAAATGGGTATTACTGACCCTGATAAAGTCTATGATGTCCATGAATTAGCATCTGGTGAAACTGTCTTATTTGCTGCCTGTGGTATTACCCCCGGTACATTGATGGAGGGAGTGCGCTTCTTCCACGGTGGCGCCCGTACCCAAAGTTTGGTTATTTCTAGCCAATCTTCCACTGCTCGTTTTGTCGATACAGTACATATGTTCGATCAGCCTCAGGTAATTCAGTTAAAATAA
- a CDS encoding CPBP family intramembrane metalloprotease, with translation MNSFVKNLHSYPILARLGIFFSTLLFIWLPFAIPIYLFLQQKDPNLTTILTMGLLFIIFLFLVKFWGNYVYENQKIFRTYGLVFSKRNLLDLSGGLLISFTITWLLFVVEYLFGWVVFKAPNQLFIPLLLEGLTSALLIALAEELFFRGWLLNELEKDFSEKQSNFINALLFAIAHFLKPLAEMIRGLVTFPALFILGLLLVWSKKNHHNLLGISIGLHGGFVWGYYVLNVGQMLTYTEVVPSWITGINQNPIAGLMGLLFLGTFSLIAKKRKLF, from the coding sequence ATTAATTCATTCGTTAAAAATCTTCATTCTTATCCTATTTTAGCAAGGTTAGGGATTTTTTTCTCTACCTTGCTATTTATTTGGCTGCCTTTTGCTATTCCTATTTATCTATTTTTACAGCAAAAAGACCCAAATTTAACAACTATTTTAACAATGGGATTATTATTTATAATTTTTCTATTTTTAGTTAAATTTTGGGGCAACTATGTTTACGAAAATCAAAAAATATTTAGAACTTATGGTTTAGTTTTTAGTAAGCGCAATTTACTAGATTTAAGTGGTGGTTTATTGATTAGTTTTACTATCACCTGGTTATTATTTGTCGTGGAATATCTTTTCGGTTGGGTAGTGTTCAAAGCTCCCAATCAGCTCTTTATACCACTACTATTGGAAGGTTTAACCAGCGCCCTCCTCATCGCTTTGGCGGAAGAACTATTTTTTCGAGGTTGGTTATTAAATGAATTAGAAAAAGATTTTAGTGAAAAACAATCCAATTTTATCAATGCTTTATTATTTGCCATTGCCCATTTTCTGAAACCTTTAGCGGAAATGATTAGAGGTTTAGTTACTTTTCCTGCTTTATTTATCTTAGGATTATTATTAGTCTGGAGTAAAAAAAATCATCATAATTTATTAGGTATTTCCATCGGTTTACATGGTGGTTTTGTGTGGGGTTATTATGTGTTAAATGTGGGGCAAATGTTAACTTATACGGAAGTAGTGCCATCATGGATAACGGGCATTAATCAAAATCCTATTGCTGGATTAATGGGCTTATTATTTCTTGGTACTTTTTCTCTAATAGCTAAAAAAAGAAAGTTATTTTAA